The genomic stretch aaaatctaataatctattacatattcggaaaccaactcctttggtcccttgaatcttcaagtggcgcgCCTTCCAAGAactccgtcttcgtcggatcacctttccgaatgtcACCGTCTTTGAaaatgctccataattacaaataataataaaaatacaaagctattcctattatacatttgtaaaaatggaaatactaatgaaataaaagtgatacgagatcacattaaagtaaaaccaaatcaatattccctttcattacgggtaatatcgattaaaactaaggccatactaagagaaaattacataattcaaaattataaaaacattcaacaattgacatatgcagcattataatatgtacctatcatgccaaattatgtgccaaatcgccctatttaacttatgtcgtacatataacccggttttatgaaaatacgtgataataaccttttaaaatcactaattaacacttaaatcacatttaagctcaagttaattatcctaacactcttaggactcaaacaattagccatcactcaatttttgataataattcaacttgatataatttttatgctcatatttgaccttaaaatcataatatatatgaaataaatccaaattaagttacaataatttcaaaatttgaaatttgaaatttaaatttttgaacattttggaatatttccataacactcataatgtcaaaaatcatggttaaaaatttcgaattaatcttgagaaaatatagttgcaattaatCGGTTttctctcataaaacatctaaagtatccaaaaattaatccaatcaattttacaacattagatctgattagtgggatatttatgcaacctaaaatatttttctcatgccatgcaattcgttttagctatttatgctaaaatagtcactatttatgccatttttactctaaaaaatcataaataatgcaaaatgagatcatttcatctagaaatttacatacactgtttaaatcatgcatgtgacaacataataaagtTTCATGTCCtggttcaaagtttaactatttttaaccattttacctcttttaatccatgtttatctcataaaaatcataaatcgtgcaatattaatccaattaatacgatattttacacacaactttttaAATATGCatttgaggtcatataaaattttcaagatcagaaacttagtttaactatttttagcattttaattcccattttagtcataaaaatgtaataaaatgaccaaaaatccttaaaatgagcaataaatttccgtaaatcataaaaatgacctaaatacattttaggaccagaatatataacatgcataattatttcgtggcttactcatataaatcacaaatttttagttttatatgttaacattttaactcgaaaAAATAacaaccgattatgcatgcaacatcctatgctctgataccacttgttaggtttatttacctattattagactccaataaaagtgaactaattaacctgttaattgtttgttctttagatctagtgcatgcataacaaaataagagatttataagaaaaacaatgtctctTACATTGATGCTttgttcgaaaatatgggcacaagtaaggtcaccttccttcacttgttcttgaccttaatatgatggatgatcctcctaagactccaagtatagaagacactccaataagttgcacccaagatttaacccaaaaattcctactaatattaactagatatgtagtagaaatattaccttaatattactaatatttctattattactacctctagtaatagttggagagtattagtattttaaagtgtttttatgattttgcatgtgaggaaagatGAAGTGAAAACAAGCAAAAACAAGTAGGAAAAAttgagcaacaaatgctctatATGAAGAGCACAAAACCGGTGGGTTTGAtgcatggggggggggggggatcttttccttttgtttttacttatttgtttagtgtaggtagagtagtgtaagaATTAGCATGATTAAAGTTTATGTGATATGTCACTATCACACtctaaccaaaataaacaaaagacaaaagaagcatcttttgctctctcttttggccgaaataatggagacattttggtccatttttgccttttatcatttgtcccacaaatgcttataagtcatatgtttaactatcttacataattaattattaatgtaatcatttaacacttaaatattataattaataatataatatatacactccacttttgagtagtatactaccattatatcaatatataatgggtcctataattgctagttagttaaaattacaacttcttgtaactttaaataaccaattacctctacctcaaaacttatataaaacctcaactaatttagcaatttaacacttaaatattaaattaaatcttatttaatcacattacaataagacgcaaaatcacactcccataattaaggaattaattaatctgtatcgcatacaattaattaaatatatatttgggcctcatcctataggtgtgacctaaagggatcaactgaccaccaccgtcatacgacagttatgtcaaactctagttaaccaatcattaccgattaatgatgatcagttgactatataaagaattatccctttcgtattcttgatatgagatttaattatgattttaaatcacgtgatcgcactattgttgaggacacattttccaacattaagttgtattgattgtgaTTTGTATGGGCATTTGTCTTAAATACAGAAAACTGGTTCGTCAACTAGATACTCGTTTGAGCccagccttactcgatcgagtatccaagcatTTTGGGTTTAAACGTAGCTAGATGATGATGATGTAATTGCGCGGTTGGTCATTTCCCCTAtttttccagctggtttgggggaactccTATGCTCTTACCcgatattctcttcccttgtatctacttttattgtattatctctatttttttccattccttttgttagttgtgtcctttaggttgctgaaaattgttgtgtgattgctatgatgtagacgtcacaatgaggacactgtgacatttaggtttgggggggAGGAgtgtttatttatgttgtgtgatttacttatcattgtgtgcttttatatcaaaaatctcataaaaattaaaaaaataattcaaaatccaaaaacatgtctttactttgttttaggtcgagtcttggtgaatttaataacaatgatgttaaattgcattgtttttgcatttgaatcccaaatagttgtccatgtacattgttttgacccgttattcatgaaaacaaagctcataactcgagtcttgaccgtattgacatgccttatgctaattagatttgacaaaattatgttggtaaactacttaaattatgaggtctatagagcttcctaggcaagtaacatcaataaactggtctcattgctaattaggcttgagtgtggtttctccttgtgaaatatgtaatatcaaactgcataagtatgacattgatttcttgatacttttattgctttcatttgactaagtacatgtggataggcggttcttaccgttcaaataagccttacattaccttttgtttagcccgtttgaacccttgtagccaactttaaattacatcctatgaagctacaatccaagaatttgcctaccttatcgggactgtcgcagttgcttgtttatcatgtctattttgctattatggttgggttgggacttattatTGTCATTTGGGTATAACAAAGTACTTTTTagcgattgtgttgtatccttgtgttggaaaaagaaaaaatatgaagcaaaagaaaagagaaaaaaaagagagaaaaaaatcggaaaagaaaaaaaaatgaattgaaaaaaaaaaagaaaaaggaattgattgcttcattttggttttgtcaaggatcgaAAGGATGTTACTAGAGTCTAGctaatgcatatttggagagtacCTCATAagctctcatgtgttgtaaagttgagatgatttctctagaTGGGTTGTATTCATGCTTACTTTTGTCTAGAAttggttttggtttagcgctgcgactaccgtcttagctccacatatccatagcgtgctttggcacaaaccatttctatccctttaacccatttgccacctttattgtccttgatacatgtacttgtgTCTACATATTGGATGCATACTAGTTGGgaaaatctctatcacattagattggatgcatgtttcataagttgagtgaatgtTTTTACTtatttctatcttcacatataaatcacccttacatacttatgagtgcatgagtgaatccgcgataatccgactaatttgtattgcaagatcgaaaggtatttggcatttgtctatagtatggcgacatgagacttgagctacgttttctatttcccgtacctttgaatttgttttattggtacactttggttATTGCTTTGTTACAGTTATGGATAGCTCGGGATTTGtatgcattaaacattagctccGAGTTATTTGtttgccatttgtatgattgccttatgttatgtgtgatgctttgcttgaggacaaccaaagagatggtttgggggagtttgatgagtcataattatatgcatatttatgcctccccttagttacttttgatacggttttcgtacTAATTTATATTaaatacatgccttttatgttagaatgttgttacttccgctatttgatgtttaatgcaggaatgatgcatttgaggagcaaaggaatgaaatgggcatcgcggagtgggcatgaaggaatgcacgaagcatggcacgggaatttagaagaataaaggaagagaagttaagaagacaacacgaagaaaagataGAAATAAAGTGGATACTCGATCAATCccacctaggctcgatcgaggaagtagtgtactcgatcgagtgcacctaggctcgatcgaggatcctataTTCTCAGGGATTTTTCGCAATTTCCATAAGTCGGTTGTGTTTTACaataaatacccaattcgtacCCTATGTTTATTTACGCATTATTTTACCTAGCTACGCTTTATATTACCCTAGAAACTCTTAAATACTCTTAGTTTTAGTTTTATTTTTACTGTTCGGATCTTCTAAGCTTGTTCTTCATTATTATTACGGTATTGTttctaatctttccttaattattaataattcaattgcttgttcatcttctatgcttttaattatgttttcctttactattattattattgttgttccctctattatgcgtagctacaCCTCTAATCTAaggtgaatggggatctaggttgttagaagggggatcatattgatgaattgatagttaaattgctCTTTGTTGTTGATAGAACCCTGAACTAAACTCCAGGAGGTAGAAATCCAGGGTTAATCCAGCTTAGTTAGTTCAGTACTAGCAGCCAAATAACAAGAAGAAGGCAGATGAGAAGTAGGAGGAATGTCAGTATCAATGTCACTATCACCTTTCCTTAACTGTTCAGACAAAGGCTAAAGTGAAGAGCTCGAAGAATGCAGGTTTGCCCAACACCTTTTTACTAAACAACAAAGACAATTAGAGTTTTTGAAACTCTAAAAAGAGCACCACCACAGACCTGCATCAGAATAAGAAGCCTGCACCAGAACAAGACAAAAGGGACTGAACTGATTTCACCTTGCTTTAAGTTGACTCCTTTTGgaatatatttattttatattgtatgtTTCCTAGATGGATTTTTAGCCCTTGGATCAATCGTACTCAGAACTATAACCTAAAGCTGACCTATATAAGGACCAGGCTTCTACTGAATTCAGCAGACTTTTGATGAATAAAAAATTAAACCTTGAGAATTCTCTCAACTTTCAAACTTGTGCATTGCTGTAGTTTGAGTCCAGGCCTAACTAACTTGTGCCTTGCTGTAGTTAGTTGAACAAAGTCTGTTGGCATAATTGAGTCAATCCCGTGCACTGCTGTGGATTCATTCAGTTGTGTTGTTTCAAGTCTGAGTCTTAATCCTGTGCCTTGCTGTGGATTTGAGtcttaaatttattaaattattatcttaaGTTTCCTGTGCCTTGCTGTGGAACTTGAGGTCATAGTTATATGCAGTCACCAGTCCAAAATCCAAAGAGTCATCCAAATTAGCCTGTTTTTCCTTAGAATAGTAACTGCCCTAAGGTATTACACTACAAATTGGTAACCAGAGCcaggttataacacaattccacctttatgttagtcttgggttgagagaagtgtgagttcattatccctacctacaacaaaaacacaaaaacaaccatgagtgaagagactCTTACTGGCATTGAAACCAGGACAGAAACTCTTGTAGAAAATGTGGATACACTACTCAATGCTGTCCACACAGTAATTGAGAGGTTTCCAAACCATGATCTAAGAAGACAGCCACCTGCCAGAGGAAGAGGAAAAGGCAGAGGCTTCTTTGTGGGAGCAGGGAGAGGACAACCAATACATGAGTATGAGTCAGATTCTGAAGAAAGCAACAGGACTCCAGAGGAGGTTCCTGAACACACAGACAAGCATCTAAAGGTAGAAATCCTTGAATTTTCTGGTAGCCTAAATCCTGATGATTTGTTATAATGGATTAGGGATATTGAGAAAATCTTTGAGTATAAACGTTACACTGATATCAAAGCCTTTAAAATTTCTATCTTGAAATTAAAAGGTTATGCTTCTCTATGGTATGATAATTtgaaacaccaaaggattagGGAAGGGTAATAACCACTTAGGTCTTGGTCTAAGCTTAAGAAAAAAGATGCTGGGTAAGTTTGTCACCAAAGATTATACTCAAGATCTCTTTATTAAACTGTCCAAACTTAGGCAAGATGAGAGACCCATTGAGGTCTACCTGAGGGAGTTTGAGCAATTGACCTTACAGTGTGAGATTAATGAGAAACCTGAGCAAACGATTGCTAGGTTCTTGGAAGGCTTAGATAAGGGTATTGCTAGAAAGGTTGGGATACAACCTCTGTGGTCTTATGATGATATTGTCAACTTATCATTTAGAGTTGAAAATATGGGATAGACTAAACCCATAGTACCTAAACCTACTACTAGACCTGTGTTCAGGCCTTACACTAGTGTCAGGATTAGTGAGACACCTAAGCCTGCAGCCCAACCCATACCTGATAAAGGAAAAGGAGTCCTGGACCCAAAGCCTAACCCAACCCCAACTGAGAACATGATCAAGTGTTTCCAGTGTCAGGGTTTTGGTCATTTCAGGAAGGATTGTCCTTATAAGAGAACAATGACAGCCATGGAAGTGGAAGAGTGGGAGAGAGATGGGATATTTATGGCTAAACAGGAGGATCTTAGTGGGGAAGAGACATCTATTGAGGAAGGGCCTAGTCAGGATATGATCTTGGCTCACCCTGATACAGGCCACGTTTTGTCCTTTGGAGAGTGATGCACTCTCAGCAAGCACCATTTAAAGAGGATCAAAGTTCCCTGATTTTCAGGAGCAGGTGCACCATTCAGGGTAGAGTGTGTAACCTGATCATTTATGGAGGAAGCTGTACTAATGTAGCATCTATCACCTTGGTTAAGAAACTGAATCTCAGCACTCAGGAGCACCCACACCCTTACAAGCTCAGGTGGTTGAGAAAAGGAACCGAGGTCAGGGTTGACAAGCAATGCTTGGTCCCATTTTCAATTGAGAATGTTTACAAGGATGAGATTCTGTGTGATGTGGTTCCTATGGATGCCTATCATCTACTCTTAGGCAGGCTATGGGAATTTGATAAGAACTCAGTTCATCAAGGGAGGAGAAACACCTAATCCTCTAGGCAGGGTAGCAGGAAGATAACCCTGACTCCTCTACCTCCTAAACAAAAGAGTTATGGAAGTCCCAGTATGACTGATGGACTCAATGGGGTCTTATTCTTGTCTGAAGTAGGGATGATTAAGGAAATACAGCAAGAGCAACCTGTTCTTATCCTGCTGTTAAAGGAGATTACAGACAGGGAGGAACCTCAGGTTCCTGATGGGGTTAAACCATTGATTGAGCAGTACCAAAATGTGTTTCCTACTGAGCTACTCAGTGGATTGCCGCCCTTGAGAGGCATTGAGCACCAGATTGACCTTGTGCTAGGATCTGTACTCCCTAGCAGACCTGCCTACAGGTGTGATCTTGATGCTACCAGAGAATTGAAAAGACAAATTGATGAGTTGATGGCTAAGGGATTTGTAAGGGAATCATTAAGCCCTTGTGTTGTACCAGTCTTGTTGGTACCCAAGATAGATGACACCTGGAGGATGTGCATAGACAGCAGAGCTATCAACAATATAACTGTTAAATACAGATTTCCAATTCCCAGAGTGGATGACATGCTTGATGAGTTGAGTGGTGCCAGGGTCTTCTCCAagattgatctcaggcaaggTTACCATCAATTAAGGATCAGGGAGGGAGATGAATGGAAAACTGTATTCAAAAGAAAGCAAgggttgtatgagtggcttgtaATGCCATTTGGATTGTCCAATGAACCTAGCACATTCATGATGTTGATGACTGAAGTGCTGAGGCCATGCTTGGGCAGGTTTGCTGTGGTGTACTTTGATGATATCCTGATCTACATTAAAAATAAAGATGAGCATCTGAGTCACCTTGACTCTGTGTTCAAAATCCTAAGGAACAGCAAGCTGTTCGGTAAACTAGAGAAGTGTACATTCCTGACAACTGAGTTAAAATTCTTGGGATATATAATCTCTGGGAGAAGGATCTCTGTGGACCAAgacaagattgaggcagttaagTCTTGGCCTGTTCCTCAAAACATTACTGAAGTAAGGGATTTCTATGGCCTTGCTTCCTTTTATAGGAGATTCATCAAGAATTTCAGTGCCATCACTGCTCCTATCACTGAATGCATGAAGAAAGGAGAGTTTAAGTGGACCGAAAGTGCCCAGCAGGCCTTCAGAAACATCAAGAAGCTGCTGTGTGAAGCACTTATCCTCAGGTTACCTGATTTCAACTGTTTGTTCGAAGTTAAATGTAATGCCAGTGGTGTGGGTATATGAGCTGTTCTCATTCAGGAGAAGAACCATGTGGCATATTACAGTGAGAAGCTGAATGGGGCCAAGCTGAGTTACTCCACTTATGACAAG from Silene latifolia isolate original U9 population chromosome 5, ASM4854445v1, whole genome shotgun sequence encodes the following:
- the LOC141655439 gene encoding uncharacterized protein LOC141655439, giving the protein MHSQQAPFKEDQSSLIFRSRCTIQGRVCNLIIYGGSCTNVASITLVKKLNLSTQEHPHPYKLRWLRKGTEVRVDKQCLVPFSIENVYKDEILCDVVPMDAYHLLLGRLWEFDKNSVHQGRRNT